Genomic segment of Coregonus clupeaformis isolate EN_2021a chromosome 34, ASM2061545v1, whole genome shotgun sequence:
AGGCAAGTCACTGGGCCTTGTGCCTCTTGGGGCCATTGAGTGAATGGGGCTGTAAAAGCAACAGGCCCTGGGGACAATGGGGCCCGGGGGCATTAAGTCACGGGTGACTGGGCGTATTTAGGGCCAGCAGCTGACCCTGTGGAGAGGCATCTTGTCCTGGCGGAGGGGGGCTTGTGTCCGCAGACCAAGCTGACAGCACCCCCAAACACACGCCACAGGCAGGGGGTACATATAAACAGGGCAGGGAATGGGGGTCGAGCCTGCAGTCAACTCTAGCTACTGTTAATCCACTGCCATCAGGACCTGACAGGACTGGGAATAGAAGAGTCCTTCCACTGGAGGGAAAAGGGATATACAGTAAGTATTTGGATGACCAGGAGGTTTGACATGAGATTAACACTACAGTGTTAAAGAAAGGTGCAACATCATATTGCTATTACATGACAATAACAAAGAACCACAAATGCAATGCAAtaacattttattattattacgtATTAAGTACATGGTTACAATGGCAGTTGGCAGGTTATGATTTCAGCAGAAAATACTGGAAAATGTGAAAATTACATAATGCAAGTGTTACGTCTGTGATTACTGTACAAACATGGTAATGGAAAAGTCCAGCGTCTTGCTTGTTGTTCATGCACGATCATGACAACAACTACTATAAATGTACTTAATTCCCTTATAACCTAGGGTTGGATGTCCAAGTATTAACATAAACATGTTACAAACAAAACATACTGAAGTCAAACCAACCAACAGAACAAACATACACATTTAGCGTAGCCGTTCGACGTAGGAAAATAAGAAAGTTCAGAAACTGAGGCTCTGTGGAGCTCAGAGGGTGAACATACATGATCTTTCCACGTAAACATTCCCTTCTTATTCTCAAACACACTTAATGCTAGATAATACAGATTATAATACGGATTGTAAACAGTTGGAAGACCGTTGGAACGAATAACACCAACCATCACCACAGGGACCATAGATACTCTGCTGCACCCTGTTATTACAGCGGTAACCATTATCAGAGCCATAGAAAACTGCATTGTCACATGAAGACATACATAcaataaacattattttttttgtatGTTGAAAATCTTATATTGTCCTGTACTTTGGTTATTACTGATAAACAATGTATACAAAAATCTTTACATGCCATCATGTAAAAACATACATCAAGTAGCTCCATCTTTACCTCTTTATGTCAGTGTTCAATCGTCACATGTAGTGAGACATTCATCCAACGGCACTGGATTTGAATTAttttacaaaacacacacataaacaagaGCTATGTCATGCGCTCAAACAAATGAATGAAACAACACTTAAACAATGAGAAAAGTGCAATGTCTGATTAGAGACTGGATCCTTCTACCAAAGAAACAAACTGATTCCAGGGGAAACTGTTCTATCAATATCAACTCAGGTGATGTCACTATACAATGGTAATTAACTAAATTTGATAGTTAAATTAATAACTGTATAAAAGGGATTAGTGGCAGCGCATGTTTGCTTGTTATGTCTAATTTTGAGAAATTAGGTGAAAGGTAGCCCAATCCTTTTCTGATAAGAAAATattatatattttgtttttataaATAAATTAGTAAACATTGAATAAATATAACCTACAGCCTTCACGCGAACAGGAGATCCTCTCAACTAAACATGTTGTTTTAACACACTGATGATATGAGCGCTATTGGTCAGTACCAAACATGACAACTGGATTCTGATCTAGGAGCAGTGTACCCTTCCCCAATCACGACCTAGATCAATAGGAGGTAAGAAGTAGAACTGACATTAGATCAAGTCTTAGGGGCAGGGAAGGGCTTTAGGAAGATTTCTCAATGGAGACTTAATGTGTTCAATTTACACTTATATTAATATCTACGTTTTAGAGAAcagataataaataaaataagaataAAAAAGGTACCCTTCCATTTGGAGATTCTTCGCAGTTTTACGCTATGAAATACATTCAACAAATGCCTCAATTTGAGACTGCTAAAGGAAAGTATGGCCTTGGAACGGAAACGTCATTGCATTTTGAAACAATACAGTCACATCACAAGTGCTATCCAGTTACCTCCTCAAACCTGATCATTTCTCTGCAGCCAATCCCAACTCAGTAGTGCAATaaacccagctctctctctctcgcctaaGACTTCATAACAACAGGTGTAGCAGTACAGGGTAGTTCTACAAACAAGCTGGAGAATATACATATATCTGTAATGTTACATTATAAAACAGATTTTTTTCATTTTTGTttaaacaatatattaacaatatGAAACTCAGCCACTGCTAGTAATAATCTGTCTATTTCTACAGTTTACTACATAATGTATGTGCAGGTTGTTCCATTTTAACACATTATAAACTAGTGCAGAAAATCTAGTATCTCTTATCTGTACAAACCTGTTACAAGGCTTGTGTGTATTCAAATGACAAACCAAGCAATTTATGGCTACAAAAACTCAAATCAAGAACGTCAAGGTTCTTGGGCAGTGTGACCTAGATAAAAATGTTTGACTTGGCTTTTTCTGTGAAGTATTCTGTGGTACACTTGAGTGTTCAGTTATGGATCTTATCAATACACAACTTTCTAAATTATTTGAGTTGCCTACACCAGATTGTCTAAGTATGATAAGAGTCATTAGGAGAAGGAGCGTGGTTTCCATAGAAACTCTGCTGGACGGGTGTAGTGTGTGGGGACATAGGCCTCAGAGCACGAGGGCCCTCGAGGTGCAGGCAGAGGACGGGTAGGTACTACCCAGATACTGCCGGGCCTGCTCTGTCATGATCCGCTGGTCCTCCGTCTTCCCATAAACCACTGCTTCCCACTCGCTTTTTACCTGCATGAGAAGATATTATTATTCTCTCCCACCTCTCAACCCCTCTATCCCCTTGTGACAGCCAAGACCTTGATGCTCAATAAAGAAATGTTTACTGAAAAGTGGCCAGCTGAACCCAACATACTGTATAATTTGGACAGACAACATTTTCCCTCTGTCATTATATAAATAATCTGAAGCGCAATAATATGAAGTTAGTTAGGAGTAACACCAAAGGGAGAGGTCTGTGTGTACCTGTCTAAGTGAAGCGTTGTGGGACATTCTGACCAAAGGGGAGTTCTTCTGCTTGCGGGGGCTGGGGAGGCGGTGCAGGGGGGCACAGGACCCCTCCCTCCTAGACAAGGGGGGGCAGGGGcgctcctccctgtctctcactgGGAGGGGGTTCATCAGTAAGGAGCTGGTCAGGAAACTCTCCTCAGGGACCTGGAGGGGGGCAAGGAGGGGTAGACATTGATTTGTTGGTTGGTTGACTGATGAATTGATTGATTAGTTCATTGATTAGTCTGATTAATTAGTTTCCAGAACCCACCTGTGCATTATTGCGCTGTTCCTGGAATAGCTGGACGTTAAGACAGTCTTTTCCCCAGGAGTCCAGCACCAGGGACTTACGCACCTTCCTGGCTGGGCCATCCACCTGGGAGGAAACAGGGACAAGGTTGTGGTTAGACTGGATACCTTTAAAGACGGCCAGCACTAACAACTACAGTTCTGTAAAAAACACCTACATCATGTTTCCATGTCCTGAAGTCTGGTTGTAGTTCTCTGGTGAAGAAGTCTGATCCAATCTCCTGCTTCAGCACCTCCCTGAGGTCTTCCTCCAGAAAGGCCAGGGGCTGTGGCTGAAATATACACACATACTTACATTAATATGAGCACTGTCACAAAGTACTTACACTCTTAAGCACACACATTCAATTATAAATACTTAGACTACAGTGCACATAGCTAGACCAACTTCACACTAACACTTACCACCATCTTTAGCGGCCCATGCATCTTCTCCTGGGCGGCCAGGGCATTCTTAAACGGAGTAGGAGTTCTGGGAGTCAGAACCATGATGGACTTACGGATCTTAGGGGTCCTGAAACTGAGTGAGACAAAGACAGAAATTCTTACAACACCTGCCAAAATGAAGAAATCAATCCATCAACACACATAATATAGCCAATTACTCAATTGTGAAAATATGGAGGAACCTGTAGCCAACTCTCTTACCTCACATTCTCTTTCTGGTGTTTGGGCGTGGTCTCCTTCTGGAAGGGTGTGTTGAGGAGACACTTCTGGTCACAGACCGGGGTGGAAGTCAGAGCTGGGTTGTCCAGGCTCAGACGCTCTCCTCCTGATGTGTTGAAGAACTGGAGAAAGACATGATCACAACAGTCAGAGAAGGTAGATGAAGAAGAAAGTGGGAGTCTAAAGTAAGCGACTTTAACAGACTATACTGCAAGAGCCAGATGCACCATCATGCTTTAGCTTGACCTCATCTCTAGCATCAGGCTTGCCTGGGAGGGGGAGAAAGGCAGTGCTTTCGTGGGGGTGTTCTTGGGCGAGTTCATGCTGGGCGAGTCTAAGAAGGACGGGCAGCTCCTATCAGGGGACtggtcccccctctctctcctcttcctcctccccaggGTAGGCAAACTCGATCTGGGCACGTTGTTCGGGGTGTGGGGGTGGACCTTCCCCTGACCCATGGGGGTACAGTGCTTGGTGGAGATGCCGTTGGGGGGGTCAACTGCGTTCCTCATCCCCTCTGTGGTCCTCCCCTGGGGTGCGTAGCCCCCCTGTGTTTGTTTCGGGGGGGTCGTCGTCTCAGACATGTCGAAGCTGGCCGCCTCACTCCACGCCATAGGGTCCTGTAGAGGCAGACACATCTACAATGGATTTTCAATACATCCATGCTCTGGGTCTGGTATATGTAAACACACACTGCCACATACACAGACACCAAATGCAGATCTACACACTCACCGAGTCAATGAGCTCCATGGTCTCTGCGAACTCTGGGATGGCCTGCAGGGTGGAGAGCACGGAATTAGCCTCCACAGACAGGAATTTACTGGGGGAGACGTCGTGCTGGACCTGGAGCCCTCGGCCCTCCTCTGGGCCCTTCCAGCCTCCCTCAGTCTGATCCTCCagactgctgctgctggtggtcATGGTGTCATCTGACACGCTGTCTGCCCAGCTGGAGTAACGCTCTACATTCTAGGGGAGAAGAAActggggttagggtggaggtgatggtggtggcaggacCAACCAGGGCTACAGTACAGGACAGGGTTGGATCAATGACATTTCAAAGAAGTTTCAATGAAGTTGAGTTGACAAGGGAAAAGCAATCTAACCCCAAAAGTACACCCCAAACCTTATCTCCCAACAGCCAAATTTAACCCCTCAGTTTTAAACTTTAAACTTCATTGGAACTCTTTAGGCCCCTGGTGAAAGCCAGATGTTGGGATggtgtgagagagaaaggagggagagtaCAGGGCAGGACACATACTGTACAAGTGGGGTGACAATAGTCAGTGGTAAGCATGGGTTGCACTGCACTAAGAGATTTATCAGATAACATCTGAACCACTGACATCATCATAATAGTTTGGTCTTCAATGCAGGTGAAAATCAGATAAATGAAGAAAGTAAAAGTCAAGGCTAGTCTCAGAGGAGGGAATTCTGCTTTAGAAGCACATTTGTGTGGTAAAAAAGTAGGAGTGAAAAAAGGACGGgttggatttttttatttttaaaataagGCATGTTTGGTTCCAAACCAAACTGCTGGCTGAAGTGACACCCCCGTTCACTACTGCTGTGAGGAGCGGATAGGAggctggatggagggaaggagggcgggagggagggagagtagaggagg
This window contains:
- the LOC121549854 gene encoding myb-related protein A isoform X3, which translates into the protein MADIKSLSESEDEDLHSTDPEGKDKSKDKKILCKVKWSRDEDERLKKLVEQHGTDSWKLVANNFPGRTDGQCQHRWQKVLNPELVKGPWTKEEDQKVIDLVHKYGPKRWSVIAKYLQGRIGKQCRERWHNHLNPEVKKSSWTQEEDCIIYQAHKRLGNRWAEISKLLPGRTDNSIKNHWNSTMRRKVEHEGYLQEGCRGFGSDNGGLKSRHHRPCPPQPDTPHHGHSPLGMEGPTQLRGYPYSPHCGQLMDSLQDSSCYLSNVERYSSWADSVSDDTMTTSSSSLEDQTEGGWKGPEEGRGLQVQHDVSPSKFLSVEANSVLSTLQAIPEFAETMELIDSMCLPLQDPMAWSEAASFDMSETTTPPKQTQGGYAPQGRTTEGMRNAVDPPNGISTKHCTPMGQGKVHPHTPNNVPRSSLPTLGRRKRRERGDQSPDRSCPSFLDSPSMNSPKNTPTKALPFSPSQFFNTSGGERLSLDNPALTSTPVCDQKCLLNTPFQKETTPKHQKENVSFRTPKIRKSIMVLTPRTPTPFKNALAAQEKMHGPLKMVPQPLAFLEEDLREVLKQEIGSDFFTRELQPDFRTWKHDVDGPARKVRKSLVLDSWGKDCLNVQLFQEQRNNAQVPEESFLTSSLLMNPLPVRDREERPCPPLSRREGSCAPLHRLPSPRKQKNSPLVRMSHNASLRQVKSEWEAVVYGKTEDQRIMTEQARQYLGSTYPSSACTSRALVL
- the LOC121549854 gene encoding myb-related protein A isoform X2 — protein: MADIKSLSESEDEDLHSTDPEGKDKSKDKKILCKVKWSRDEDERLKKLVEQHGTDSWKLVANNFPGRTDGQCQHRWQKVLNPELVKGPWTKEEDQKVIDLVHKYGPKRWSVIAKYLQGRIGKQCRERWHNHLNPEVKKSSWTQEEDCIIYQAHKRLGNRWAEISKLLPGRTDNSIKNHWNSTMRRKVEHEGYLQEGCRGFGSDNGGLKSRHHRPCPPQPDTPHHGHSPLGMEGPTQLRGYPYSPHCGQLMDSLQDSSCYLSPSCHDDPDKEQRIKELELLLMSAETEVRRQAQCRGPCNVERYSSWADSVSDDTMTTSSSSLEDQTEGGWKGPEEGRGLQVQHDVSPSKFLSVEANSVLSTLQAIPEFAETMELIDSDPMAWSEAASFDMSETTTPPKQTQGGYAPQGRTTEGMRNAVDPPNGISTKHCTPMGQGKVHPHTPNNVPRSSLPTLGRRKRRERGDQSPDRSCPSFLDSPSMNSPKNTPTKALPFSPSQFFNTSGGERLSLDNPALTSTPVCDQKCLLNTPFQKETTPKHQKENVSFRTPKIRKSIMVLTPRTPTPFKNALAAQEKMHGPLKMVPQPLAFLEEDLREVLKQEIGSDFFTRELQPDFRTWKHDVDGPARKVRKSLVLDSWGKDCLNVQLFQEQRNNAQVPEESFLTSSLLMNPLPVRDREERPCPPLSRREGSCAPLHRLPSPRKQKNSPLVRMSHNASLRQVKSEWEAVVYGKTEDQRIMTEQARQYLGSTYPSSACTSRALVL
- the LOC121549854 gene encoding myb-related protein A isoform X1 — its product is MADIKSLSESEDEDLHSTDPEGKDKSKDKKILCKVKWSRDEDERLKKLVEQHGTDSWKLVANNFPGRTDGQCQHRWQKVLNPELVKGPWTKEEDQKVIDLVHKYGPKRWSVIAKYLQGRIGKQCRERWHNHLNPEVKKSSWTQEEDCIIYQAHKRLGNRWAEISKLLPGRTDNSIKNHWNSTMRRKVEHEGYLQEGCRGFGSDNGGLKSRHHRPCPPQPDTPHHGHSPLGMEGPTQLRGYPYSPHCGQLMDSLQDSSCYLSPSCHDDPDKEQRIKELELLLMSAETEVRRQAQCRGPCNVERYSSWADSVSDDTMTTSSSSLEDQTEGGWKGPEEGRGLQVQHDVSPSKFLSVEANSVLSTLQAIPEFAETMELIDSMCLPLQDPMAWSEAASFDMSETTTPPKQTQGGYAPQGRTTEGMRNAVDPPNGISTKHCTPMGQGKVHPHTPNNVPRSSLPTLGRRKRRERGDQSPDRSCPSFLDSPSMNSPKNTPTKALPFSPSQFFNTSGGERLSLDNPALTSTPVCDQKCLLNTPFQKETTPKHQKENVSFRTPKIRKSIMVLTPRTPTPFKNALAAQEKMHGPLKMVPQPLAFLEEDLREVLKQEIGSDFFTRELQPDFRTWKHDVDGPARKVRKSLVLDSWGKDCLNVQLFQEQRNNAQVPEESFLTSSLLMNPLPVRDREERPCPPLSRREGSCAPLHRLPSPRKQKNSPLVRMSHNASLRQVKSEWEAVVYGKTEDQRIMTEQARQYLGSTYPSSACTSRALVL